In one Bryobacteraceae bacterium genomic region, the following are encoded:
- a CDS encoding carboxypeptidase-like regulatory domain-containing protein: protein MAKILFAAVLAAVPALAQTTFATITGTVHDASGAVIPNAEIVAVHLDSNYAYRAPSNEAGNYRIGQLREGAYSLKASAGGFKEAFVPRVELVSLDVRRVDFTLEVGAVDTRVEVEAGAALIETETARISDSKSAGQLKVLPMNTRSLWNFVGLSPGVVQAGNGSSTRRFSGSRANQSDASIDGITLSNQYDGTQISPLVSQIESFQEFRVDTANNTAEFGGIGQVTIVSKGGSNQLHGSAFDYYSSPWFRARNPFAPRRGTGIRHEPGASIGGPVVLPKIYDGHNRTFFFYSFETSRGSQIQSLLNPTVAPSSWRTGNLTSGGANLVDPFANNAPFPNRQIPASRISPVSQKIQSRFFPLPNVGGEDVFGPQNFVQQLSRQFDPNTYWTSRIDHRFTDRHFVFGRYTWNRSYSRDYEGNLPSIGQRWQTRDTRGINLSYTATISTSLINEFRWGYAFNDNPRNGPLMGLEVVKDIGITGLVPDLPDINGVTQITWSNIGLTGISQTPWRHPGFKNFAQQWQEHLSWFRGKHNVKMGVLLSRVGFYDQNQPAALFGNLNFSNRFTGHPYGDFLLGIPTTTQRAAPALYVDRVRWSWDFFVTDEFKLTPKLTLNAGMRYEIHPSWAQGDGRQSTFDLASGKIVIPDGASDKISPLMPKGYVDIAEASSVPGFDGKKLIRNEYNNFAPRIGLAWRPLDNRTVIRAGYGIFYDIVARAAAAGGAPFLINEPSYTNTRPAPTVVFPNVFPNSVAGPTTISLPAAINPNLRDPYSMQYNFTIEHERWDTGFRLSYIGTNTRQGEWGYNANQPRPDGQLFINKPRPFPRYPAITYYTNGAGHQYNSFTAEAERRFSKGLAYQISWVWARDIGDLERQEQPENAFDRGRERAVWLDIPTHRATGNFLWALPFGKSGSGLYKALVGGWELNAVYSFYSGQFLSPAWTGPDPTGTAFTASATPAQVTIRPNILRDANLPVNDRTTRRWFDTSAFSAPNPGSYGTSSKGVIFGPGSSILNAGIAKYFSIKERLRLRWELTGTNVTNTPNYANPNTNITSLAQVGVITGVGGVSSLDSSGARALRTGLRAEW from the coding sequence ATGGCCAAGATCCTGTTCGCCGCTGTGCTTGCCGCCGTCCCGGCCCTCGCGCAGACGACATTCGCCACCATCACGGGCACCGTGCACGACGCCAGCGGCGCCGTGATTCCGAACGCCGAGATTGTGGCCGTTCACCTCGATTCCAACTACGCCTACCGCGCGCCTTCGAACGAGGCCGGCAACTACCGCATCGGCCAACTGCGTGAAGGCGCCTACTCGCTGAAGGCTTCGGCCGGCGGCTTCAAGGAAGCGTTCGTTCCGAGGGTGGAACTGGTTTCGCTCGATGTGCGCCGCGTAGACTTCACGCTCGAGGTGGGTGCGGTGGACACGCGCGTGGAAGTGGAAGCAGGCGCGGCGTTGATCGAGACCGAGACGGCGCGGATCTCCGATTCCAAGTCCGCCGGACAGTTGAAGGTGCTGCCGATGAATACGCGGTCCCTGTGGAACTTCGTCGGGCTCTCGCCGGGCGTGGTGCAGGCGGGCAACGGATCTTCGACGCGGCGGTTCTCCGGCTCGCGCGCCAACCAGAGCGACGCCTCGATTGACGGCATCACGCTTTCGAACCAATACGACGGCACGCAGATCTCGCCGCTTGTTTCGCAGATCGAGAGCTTCCAGGAGTTCCGCGTGGACACGGCGAACAACACGGCCGAGTTTGGCGGCATCGGACAGGTGACGATCGTCTCCAAGGGCGGCTCGAATCAACTACACGGTTCCGCGTTCGACTACTACTCGTCGCCCTGGTTCCGGGCGCGAAATCCGTTCGCGCCGCGGCGGGGCACCGGCATCCGGCACGAGCCTGGAGCCTCGATCGGCGGACCGGTGGTGCTGCCGAAGATCTACGACGGCCACAACCGCACGTTCTTCTTCTACTCCTTCGAAACCTCGCGCGGCAGCCAGATCCAGTCCCTGTTAAACCCGACGGTGGCTCCGTCGTCCTGGCGCACGGGCAACCTGACAAGCGGCGGCGCCAATCTCGTGGACCCGTTCGCCAACAACGCCCCGTTCCCGAACCGCCAGATTCCGGCGTCGCGCATCAGCCCGGTTTCGCAAAAGATCCAATCGCGCTTCTTCCCGCTGCCGAACGTCGGCGGCGAAGACGTTTTCGGGCCGCAGAACTTCGTGCAGCAGCTCTCGCGTCAGTTCGATCCCAACACCTACTGGACCTCGCGGATCGATCACCGCTTCACGGACCGCCACTTTGTTTTCGGCCGCTACACGTGGAACCGCTCCTACTCGCGCGACTATGAAGGCAACCTGCCTTCGATCGGCCAGCGCTGGCAGACGCGCGACACCCGCGGCATCAACCTCTCCTACACGGCGACGATCTCCACTTCGCTGATCAACGAGTTCCGCTGGGGCTACGCCTTCAACGACAATCCGCGCAACGGTCCGCTGATGGGGCTCGAGGTGGTGAAGGACATCGGCATCACCGGCCTTGTCCCCGACCTCCCCGACATCAACGGAGTCACGCAGATCACGTGGTCCAACATCGGACTCACCGGCATCTCGCAAACGCCGTGGCGCCACCCCGGCTTCAAGAATTTCGCGCAGCAATGGCAGGAGCACCTCTCCTGGTTCCGCGGCAAGCACAACGTAAAGATGGGCGTGCTGCTCTCGCGAGTGGGCTTTTACGATCAGAACCAGCCGGCCGCGCTGTTCGGGAACCTCAACTTCTCCAACCGCTTCACTGGCCATCCGTACGGCGACTTCCTGCTCGGCATTCCCACCACGACGCAGCGGGCGGCGCCGGCGCTGTACGTCGATCGCGTGCGCTGGTCGTGGGACTTCTTCGTCACCGACGAGTTCAAGCTCACTCCGAAACTGACGCTCAATGCCGGCATGCGCTACGAGATCCATCCGTCGTGGGCGCAGGGCGACGGACGGCAATCGACGTTCGATCTGGCCAGCGGCAAGATCGTGATCCCGGACGGCGCCTCCGACAAGATCAGCCCGCTGATGCCGAAAGGCTACGTCGACATCGCCGAGGCGAGTTCAGTGCCCGGTTTCGATGGCAAGAAGCTGATCCGAAACGAGTACAACAACTTCGCGCCGCGCATCGGGCTGGCGTGGCGTCCGCTCGACAACCGGACAGTGATCCGCGCCGGATACGGCATCTTCTACGACATCGTCGCGCGCGCGGCGGCGGCGGGCGGCGCGCCGTTCCTGATCAACGAGCCGTCGTACACCAACACCCGACCAGCGCCGACGGTTGTGTTCCCCAACGTGTTCCCGAACTCGGTGGCCGGCCCCACCACGATTTCGCTGCCGGCCGCCATCAACCCGAACCTCCGCGACCCGTACTCGATGCAGTACAACTTCACGATCGAGCACGAACGCTGGGATACCGGCTTCCGGCTGTCGTACATCGGGACCAACACGCGCCAGGGCGAGTGGGGGTACAATGCCAACCAGCCGCGTCCCGACGGGCAGTTGTTCATCAACAAGCCGCGCCCGTTCCCGCGCTACCCGGCGATCACCTACTACACCAACGGCGCCGGCCACCAGTACAATTCCTTCACGGCCGAGGCCGAGCGGCGCTTCTCGAAGGGCCTGGCATACCAGATCTCCTGGGTGTGGGCGCGCGACATCGGCGACCTCGAACGGCAGGAGCAGCCCGAGAACGCGTTTGACCGCGGCCGAGAACGCGCCGTGTGGCTCGACATCCCGACGCATCGCGCGACGGGCAACTTCCTGTGGGCGCTTCCGTTCGGCAAATCCGGATCGGGACTCTACAAGGCGCTCGTCGGCGGATGGGAACTGAATGCCGTCTACAGCTTCTACTCCGGCCAATTCCTTTCGCCGGCATGGACAGGTCCCGATCCCACCGGCACCGCGTTCACTGCCTCCGCCACTCCGGCGCAGGTGACCATCCGGCCGAACATCCTGCGGGACGCGAATCTTCCCGTCAACGACCGCACCACGCGGCGCTGGTTCGACACGTCCGCCTTCTCCGCCCCGAACCCGGGTTCCTACGGAACATCGTCGAAGGGCGTTATCTTCGGGCCCGGCTCGTCGATCCTGAACGCGGGCATCGCGAAGTATTTCTCAATCAAGGAGCGCCTGCGTCTGCGCTGGGAGCTTACCGGCACCAACGTGACCAACACGCCCAACTACGCCAACCCGAACACGAACATCACTTCGCTCGCGCAGGTGGGCGTGATTACCGGCGTGGGCGGCGTCTCGAGCCTGGACTCCTCGGGCGCGCGCGCGCTTCGAACCGGTCTGCGCGCCGAGTGGTAA
- a CDS encoding alpha/beta hydrolase codes for MLQRLFPSLLTAAMAMGQNLPAPPEPMRVPAPAVATSAPYAPQAILSGGVVMPLYPHGSPFLKADKVTQAEVYNMSKAVPGRISSIVSIHNPSIEFHPVETGINTGSAVILVAGGGHRTLNVGTEAADFVPFFYNLGVNSVILRNRLRSDGYEPRTDGVNDMLQAIRMVRAYAKEFHIDPAKIGIIGFSAGAELTSAAAVQYEEFDKANSGDALGGVSSRPDWAGIIYPGPTPFARGRTAPPIPKNVPPAFIATGGSGDRVHAIWAMEYFSAMLTAGVPNIEMHIYGNGRHPGDPLPDGNRQSGGLTDRRGIPLGTWQQRFIDWYRDLGFMGKAGEETKAARDVAEFVANPPRPFGGPRPPRQR; via the coding sequence ATGCTCCAGCGCCTCTTCCCCTCCCTGCTCACAGCCGCCATGGCAATGGGCCAGAACCTGCCCGCACCCCCGGAGCCGATGCGTGTACCGGCGCCGGCCGTGGCCACGAGCGCACCGTATGCGCCGCAGGCGATCCTCTCAGGGGGCGTCGTAATGCCGCTCTATCCGCATGGTTCGCCGTTCCTCAAGGCGGACAAGGTGACGCAGGCCGAGGTCTACAACATGAGCAAGGCAGTCCCCGGCAGGATCTCGAGCATCGTCAGCATACACAACCCGTCGATCGAGTTTCATCCGGTAGAGACGGGAATCAACACGGGATCGGCAGTGATCCTCGTCGCCGGCGGCGGACACCGGACTCTCAACGTCGGCACGGAGGCGGCCGACTTCGTGCCCTTCTTCTACAACCTGGGAGTGAACAGCGTGATTCTCCGCAACCGGCTGCGCAGCGACGGCTACGAGCCTCGCACGGATGGCGTGAATGACATGCTGCAAGCCATCCGCATGGTGCGCGCCTACGCGAAGGAGTTCCACATCGACCCGGCGAAGATCGGCATCATCGGATTCTCCGCGGGCGCCGAACTCACCTCCGCCGCCGCCGTGCAATACGAGGAGTTCGACAAGGCGAACTCCGGCGACGCGCTGGGCGGCGTCTCATCGCGGCCCGATTGGGCCGGCATCATCTACCCGGGCCCGACGCCGTTCGCCCGCGGCCGCACCGCTCCGCCGATTCCGAAGAACGTGCCGCCTGCCTTCATCGCCACCGGCGGTTCCGGCGACCGTGTCCACGCCATCTGGGCGATGGAGTATTTTTCCGCCATGCTCACCGCCGGCGTACCGAATATCGAAATGCACATCTACGGCAACGGGCGTCACCCAGGCGACCCGCTTCCCGACGGCAACCGCCAAAGCGGCGGACTCACCGACCGCCGCGGCATTCCTCTCGGAACGTGGCAACAGCGATTCATCGACTGGTACCGCGACCTCGGCTTCATGGGCAAGGCCGGCGAGGAGACCAAGGCGGCCAGGGATGTCGCCGAGTTCGTCGCCAATCCGCCGCGGCCGTTTGGCGGGCCGCGCCCTCCGCGCCAACGGTAA
- the thiC gene encoding phosphomethylpyrimidine synthase ThiC produces the protein MSNSDSPRSEYVRRREGDSVRTQMSYARRGVVTEEMAYVARREHLTAETVRDEVARGRMIIPANWNHTALEPMAIGVASKCKINANIGNSSTTSDIEGELEKLRYSVKYGADTVMDLSTGGDIPRIRQAIMGASPVPVGTVPIYEALSRVRRVEDLTIDVMLEVIEEQAEQGVDYMTIHAGVLIQYVPMTTKRVTGIVSRGGSILAEWMVKNHRQNFLYEHFDRICKIFQKHDVSFSLGDGLRPGSLADASDEAQFAELKTLGELTRKAWEYDVQTMIEGPGHIPMDQIQMQVDKEMELCHEAPFYTLGPLVTDFAPGYDHITSAIGAAMIGWYGASMLCYVTPKEHLGLPNKEDVKQGIIAYKIAAHAADIARHRPGARDRDDELSRARYAFDWKKQFALALDPETAEAYHDETLPQEGFKDAHFCSMCGPKFCSMNMSAKIEEFTPEDAAAVLAGQNGKEALVKIGE, from the coding sequence TTGAGCAACTCAGACAGTCCTCGAAGCGAATACGTCCGCCGGCGCGAAGGCGATTCCGTGCGCACACAGATGTCCTATGCGCGGCGCGGCGTCGTCACCGAAGAGATGGCCTACGTGGCGCGGCGCGAGCACCTGACGGCGGAGACCGTGCGCGACGAGGTGGCTCGCGGGCGCATGATCATCCCGGCCAACTGGAACCACACGGCGCTCGAGCCGATGGCGATCGGCGTGGCGTCCAAGTGCAAAATCAACGCCAACATCGGCAACTCCTCGACCACTTCCGACATCGAAGGCGAGTTGGAGAAGCTGCGGTACTCGGTGAAATACGGCGCCGATACGGTGATGGATCTCTCCACCGGCGGCGACATTCCGCGCATCCGCCAGGCGATTATGGGCGCTTCGCCGGTGCCGGTGGGCACCGTGCCGATCTATGAAGCGCTGAGCCGCGTTCGCCGGGTGGAGGATTTGACTATTGACGTGATGCTCGAAGTGATCGAGGAACAGGCCGAGCAGGGCGTCGACTACATGACCATCCATGCCGGCGTGCTGATCCAGTACGTCCCGATGACGACCAAACGCGTTACCGGCATCGTTTCGCGCGGCGGCTCAATCCTGGCTGAGTGGATGGTGAAGAACCACCGCCAGAACTTTCTCTATGAGCACTTCGACCGAATTTGCAAGATTTTCCAGAAGCACGACGTGAGCTTTTCGCTCGGCGACGGACTGCGGCCGGGGTCGCTGGCCGACGCGAGCGACGAAGCCCAGTTCGCCGAATTGAAGACGCTCGGCGAGTTGACGCGCAAGGCCTGGGAGTACGACGTGCAGACGATGATCGAGGGCCCGGGCCACATCCCGATGGACCAGATCCAGATGCAGGTGGACAAGGAAATGGAGCTGTGCCACGAGGCGCCGTTCTATACGCTGGGCCCGCTGGTGACCGACTTCGCGCCCGGCTACGACCACATCACGTCAGCCATCGGCGCGGCGATGATCGGCTGGTACGGCGCGTCGATGCTCTGCTACGTCACTCCGAAAGAGCATCTCGGGCTTCCGAACAAGGAAGACGTGAAGCAGGGCATCATCGCCTACAAGATCGCGGCCCACGCCGCCGACATCGCGCGGCACCGTCCGGGTGCGCGCGATCGCGACGATGAGCTGAGCCGGGCTCGCTACGCGTTCGATTGGAAGAAGCAGTTCGCGCTCGCGCTCGATCCGGAAACAGCCGAAGCCTACCACGACGAGACGCTGCCCCAGGAAGGCTTCAAGGACGCGCACTTCTGCTCGATGTGCGGCCCGAAGTTCTGCTCAATGAACATGTCGGCCAAGATCGAGGAGTTCACTCCGGAAGACGCGGCGGCCGTGCTCGCCGGGCAGAACGGAAAAGAAGCGCTGGTAAAGATCGGCGAGTGA
- a CDS encoding DUF3565 domain-containing protein: MTRPVTGFHQDEDGAWVLELECGHQRHARHAPPGTGAGVWFDRAWVTTPEGRASRLGMEVDCAECSDLAASRRAEPFADGEPGKGQ, translated from the coding sequence GTGACGCGCCCGGTCACCGGTTTCCATCAGGACGAAGACGGCGCTTGGGTGCTGGAACTCGAGTGCGGCCATCAACGGCACGCGCGGCACGCCCCGCCCGGCACAGGCGCGGGCGTTTGGTTCGACCGCGCGTGGGTGACGACGCCCGAAGGCCGGGCGTCGCGGCTGGGGATGGAAGTCGATTGCGCGGAATGCAGCGACCTAGCGGCGAGCCGGCGCGCGGAGCCGTTTGCGGACGGCGAGCCCGGCAAGGGCCAATGA
- a CDS encoding PEP-CTERM sorting domain-containing protein, with protein MKLTLRPIAAILLCAASLPAAVFTFDSNPFAGSTALTTPGRQVVGGEPFIVFNIATDIFAFDPAVFNIGNAIAFANDIAANLPTGGVNVIVLQSFDNDNDPGTPFNAGTAANLIAAQITSPGAGFFIYFNQGLDLARLVYSTDLNDNTSDLKIIARLTNLSGQPGRDAFPTFTASNFTTVPEPATFGLVSLALAGLAVRKRLRAPARR; from the coding sequence ATGAAATTGACGCTGCGACCCATCGCTGCGATTCTTCTGTGCGCCGCATCCCTTCCGGCCGCGGTTTTCACTTTCGACAGCAACCCATTCGCCGGTTCCACGGCGCTGACCACGCCGGGCCGTCAGGTGGTCGGTGGCGAGCCATTTATCGTCTTCAACATCGCGACCGACATCTTTGCGTTCGATCCCGCGGTATTCAACATCGGAAATGCGATCGCCTTTGCCAACGACATCGCCGCGAACCTGCCCACGGGCGGCGTGAACGTGATCGTGCTACAGTCCTTCGACAACGATAACGATCCGGGCACTCCGTTCAATGCCGGAACAGCGGCGAATCTGATCGCTGCCCAGATCACCAGCCCGGGCGCCGGCTTTTTCATTTACTTCAATCAGGGACTGGACTTGGCGCGGCTGGTTTACTCCACCGACCTGAACGACAACACGTCGGACCTGAAGATCATCGCCCGGCTCACGAATCTGAGCGGCCAGCCCGGGCGCGACGCTTTCCCCACGTTCACGGCAAGTAACTTCACGACAGTTCCGGAGCCGGCTACCTTCGGCCTGGTGTCATTGGCCCTTGCCGGGCTCGCCGTCCGCAAACGGCTCCGCGCGCCGGCTCGCCGCTAG
- a CDS encoding ABC transporter ATP-binding protein, producing the protein MRVTLGDMISCRSVTMRYGEFRALDGFDLEVADGEVFVLLGPNGAGKSTTLRILAGLQIPTSGAVIVGGVHPRDAKTTIGVMPENLGLFEDLTVEEHLELTVDIYGAPHERIGQLLRVLGLEHGRGKLARQCSHGMRKKTSFAMALLPNPRVLLLDEPFEAVDPVSTRVMFDLLRDAAHGHGVTVFLTSHILPLVERLADRFGLMRGGKLVHTGAAGEAGRSIEELYFDLVEPPLTEKLEWLGL; encoded by the coding sequence GTGCGTGTCACACTGGGCGACATGATCTCGTGCCGCTCGGTCACCATGCGCTACGGCGAGTTCCGTGCGCTGGACGGCTTCGATCTCGAAGTCGCCGACGGAGAGGTTTTTGTCTTGCTCGGACCGAACGGTGCGGGTAAGTCCACCACGCTGCGGATTCTCGCGGGGCTACAGATTCCCACGTCCGGTGCGGTGATTGTGGGGGGCGTCCATCCGCGAGACGCGAAAACCACGATCGGCGTGATGCCGGAAAATCTCGGGCTCTTCGAGGATCTCACCGTCGAAGAGCATCTTGAATTGACCGTTGATATCTACGGCGCGCCGCACGAACGCATCGGTCAGCTCCTGCGCGTGCTGGGGCTCGAACACGGCCGCGGGAAACTGGCGCGGCAATGCTCCCACGGCATGCGCAAGAAGACTTCGTTCGCGATGGCGCTGTTGCCGAACCCGCGCGTTCTGCTTCTCGACGAGCCGTTCGAGGCGGTGGATCCGGTGAGCACGCGGGTGATGTTCGACCTGTTGCGCGACGCCGCGCACGGCCACGGCGTCACCGTGTTTCTTACTTCGCACATTCTCCCGCTGGTGGAGCGGCTGGCGGACCGGTTCGGACTGATGCGCGGCGGGAAGCTCGTCCACACGGGCGCCGCCGGCGAGGCGGGCCGGAGTATCGAGGAGCTGTACTTCGACCTCGTCGAGCCGCCGTTGACAGAGAAGCTCGAATGGCTCGGCTTGTAA
- a CDS encoding fumarylacetoacetate hydrolase family protein produces the protein MQLTQVHWRSKVTAAIWEGGLAYPIPDYTIQELIRRSEVTETSLVTLARRQASAHAEQLAPIIPIHPREVWACGCTYEMSAQFRDSEHNTREGFYAYVFNSGNRPESFFKGTARVCVGPGQGIGIRPDSKFTAPEPELAVVLGSGGNILGYTLANDVSAWDIERENPLYLPQSKVYNACCSLGPVFVTPDELKDPYNLEMTCSIIRDGETIFSGSVNTSKLNRKIETLVEYVFRANAVPSGSVLCTGTGIIAKEEHALKPGDVVTIRVPEIGELSNPVVMLDA, from the coding sequence ATGCAACTGACCCAAGTTCACTGGCGCAGCAAAGTTACGGCTGCGATCTGGGAAGGCGGTTTGGCTTATCCCATTCCGGACTACACGATCCAGGAATTGATCCGCCGCTCTGAAGTTACCGAAACCTCGCTCGTGACTCTGGCCAGGCGGCAGGCCTCCGCGCACGCCGAGCAGCTTGCGCCGATCATCCCGATCCATCCGCGCGAGGTGTGGGCGTGCGGCTGCACCTACGAGATGAGCGCCCAGTTCCGCGACTCGGAGCACAACACGCGCGAGGGCTTCTACGCATACGTTTTCAATAGCGGCAATCGTCCGGAGAGCTTCTTTAAGGGCACGGCGCGGGTCTGCGTGGGGCCGGGGCAGGGCATCGGGATCCGCCCGGACTCGAAGTTCACCGCTCCCGAGCCGGAGTTGGCCGTGGTGCTCGGCTCCGGCGGGAACATCCTCGGCTACACGCTCGCCAACGATGTCTCGGCGTGGGACATCGAACGCGAAAATCCGCTGTATCTTCCGCAGTCCAAGGTCTACAACGCCTGCTGCTCGCTGGGGCCTGTGTTTGTCACACCGGATGAGCTGAAAGACCCCTACAATCTGGAGATGACCTGCTCGATCATTCGCGATGGCGAGACGATCTTCAGCGGGAGCGTGAACACTTCGAAGCTGAACCGCAAGATCGAGACGCTGGTGGAGTACGTGTTCCGTGCGAACGCGGTTCCGAGCGGATCCGTGCTGTGCACTGGCACGGGCATCATCGCCAAGGAAGAGCATGCTTTGAAGCCGGGTGACGTGGTGACGATCCGCGTGCCCGAGATCGGCGAACTCAGCAATCCGGTTGTGATGCTCGACGCATAG
- a CDS encoding aldehyde dehydrogenase family protein has product MSTPVFKNYVNGEWIEGATFENRNPANTDEVVGLFGKATPADVERAAAAAEEAFPKWAGMTGPARGALLNKVADILDRQFEQLGAEMTREEGKTLPEAKGEVRRAINIFRYFAGEGSRMPGMLVPSERDRVHMFALRKPIGVVGLVTPWNFPSAIPAWKLAPALICGNTVVLKPASASPLSAWRLVEACHEAGVPKGVVNFVAGSGGTIGNALVNAKPLKAVSFTGSCEVGQWLHGEASKRRLRIQLEMGGKNPTIVLGDCDLNSAVENVANAAFFSTGQKCTATSRAIVEDSIYDKFVAALVERTKKLKVGNGMEAGIDIGPAIDQDQLDTNLRYIEIGRKEAGEPLVGGNRITGGAYDKGFFVEPTIFAGVTEEMRLAQEEIFGPVLAVMRAKDFDDAMRIANNIPFGLSASIQTTNLSRTFDFVYRMEAGLLTVNLPSAGVEYQLPFGGTKDSSFGPKEQGPAAMDFYSDYKTIYLKY; this is encoded by the coding sequence ATGAGCACACCTGTCTTCAAGAACTACGTTAACGGCGAGTGGATCGAAGGGGCGACATTCGAGAATCGGAACCCCGCAAACACGGATGAAGTTGTAGGCTTGTTCGGCAAGGCCACGCCCGCCGATGTCGAACGGGCGGCGGCGGCCGCCGAAGAAGCGTTCCCGAAGTGGGCGGGCATGACCGGCCCGGCGCGCGGCGCGCTCCTCAACAAGGTAGCGGATATTCTCGATCGCCAGTTCGAACAACTCGGCGCGGAAATGACGCGCGAAGAGGGCAAGACGCTGCCCGAGGCGAAGGGCGAGGTCCGCCGCGCGATCAATATTTTCCGGTACTTCGCTGGCGAAGGATCGCGCATGCCGGGGATGCTGGTTCCGAGCGAGCGCGACCGGGTCCACATGTTCGCGCTGCGCAAGCCGATCGGCGTGGTGGGCCTTGTGACGCCGTGGAACTTCCCGAGCGCCATTCCCGCGTGGAAGCTCGCCCCGGCGCTGATTTGCGGCAACACCGTGGTGCTGAAGCCGGCTTCGGCGTCGCCGTTGAGCGCGTGGCGTCTCGTGGAGGCCTGCCATGAGGCAGGGGTTCCGAAAGGCGTGGTGAACTTCGTCGCCGGCTCCGGCGGCACGATCGGTAACGCATTGGTGAACGCAAAACCCCTGAAGGCTGTCTCCTTTACAGGGTCCTGCGAGGTGGGACAGTGGCTGCACGGCGAGGCGTCCAAGCGCCGCCTGCGGATTCAGCTCGAGATGGGCGGCAAGAATCCGACCATCGTGTTGGGCGACTGCGACCTGAACTCCGCCGTCGAGAACGTGGCCAACGCCGCCTTCTTCTCAACCGGCCAGAAGTGCACCGCCACCAGCCGCGCCATCGTGGAGGACTCGATCTACGACAAGTTCGTCGCTGCGCTGGTGGAACGGACGAAGAAGCTCAAGGTGGGCAACGGCATGGAGGCGGGCATCGACATCGGCCCGGCCATCGACCAGGATCAGCTCGACACCAACTTGCGCTACATCGAGATCGGCCGCAAGGAAGCCGGCGAACCGCTCGTTGGCGGCAATCGAATCACCGGCGGCGCCTACGACAAGGGCTTTTTCGTGGAGCCGACCATCTTCGCCGGCGTGACGGAAGAAATGCGTCTCGCGCAGGAGGAGATCTTTGGACCCGTGCTGGCCGTGATGCGCGCCAAGGATTTCGACGATGCGATGCGGATCGCCAACAATATTCCCTTTGGCCTTTCCGCGTCCATTCAGACGACCAATCTTTCCCGCACCTTCGACTTCGTCTATCGCATGGAGGCCGGCCTGCTCACCGTGAATCTCCCGAGCGCTGGCGTCGAGTATCAACTTCCCTTCGGCGGCACAAAGGACTCCAGCTTCGGACCGAAGGAGCAAGGGCCGGCGGCCATGGATTTCTACAGCGATTATAAGACGATCTATCTGAAGTACTAA
- a CDS encoding helix-hairpin-helix domain-containing protein, with the protein MKSLWILFLSVGLATAQETGATSKPKKVIEKVGGALEKAKDKTVETTKDAAAKTKETSKEVAGKTADTSKTVAGKTADTSKTVAGKTADASKTVAGKTAEGAKTTAGGAKTVAGKTADGAEVAGRTAAGATGSGLETAGKTMKKAGMLDLNSASEKELERLPGIGDAYAAKIVAGRPYHRKDELVSKGIVPESAYEKIKNRVVARNKK; encoded by the coding sequence ATGAAATCCCTCTGGATCCTCTTCCTTTCTGTCGGCCTTGCAACTGCCCAGGAGACCGGCGCCACATCCAAACCGAAGAAGGTAATTGAGAAGGTCGGCGGCGCCCTCGAAAAGGCCAAGGACAAGACGGTCGAGACAACGAAGGACGCCGCGGCGAAAACCAAGGAAACCTCGAAGGAAGTGGCGGGAAAGACGGCGGACACGTCCAAGACCGTCGCCGGGAAGACGGCGGATACGTCGAAAACGGTGGCCGGCAAGACCGCCGATGCCTCGAAGACGGTGGCGGGCAAGACCGCCGAGGGAGCCAAGACCACTGCTGGCGGCGCCAAGACCGTGGCCGGGAAGACCGCGGATGGCGCTGAAGTCGCCGGACGTACCGCCGCCGGGGCCACCGGCTCCGGCCTGGAAACCGCCGGCAAGACGATGAAGAAAGCCGGCATGCTGGACCTGAATAGCGCCAGCGAGAAGGAACTCGAAAGACTGCCGGGCATCGGCGACGCCTATGCCGCCAAGATCGTGGCCGGCCGGCCCTATCATCGGAAGGACGAACTGGTCTCCAAGGGCATCGTGCCGGAGTCCGCGTACGAAAAGATCAAGAATCGCGTGGTGGCCCGAAACAAGAAGTAG